From a region of the Tachypleus tridentatus isolate NWPU-2018 chromosome 1, ASM421037v1, whole genome shotgun sequence genome:
- the LOC143232412 gene encoding uncharacterized protein LOC143232412, whose amino-acid sequence MAGKSSVPVKTNPLCLGENRSISISTNTLNTCTEVKTKKGPSSRGNAPQDAGETPLHGSQSPGPYIRNCTHSVQRGSDHPKSSLIVCKQRSPDTFSRRLELSTMNDSQSPKMWLQTNKFNTRHSRSYSFRTMRRPTPQQLAEEEQFRPRGATMPSDSRSYLREKRRQRLRERASPSWSPLDHLEDVDEHFYRLRNFSTTSKGEVINRGDQFRQWSRSSNSVASSYTYPSCISTDTSCSFDQEGRCTHLKVLVLGAVGVGKSSIVTQFMSSEYMNTYNVSQDDELEKTIFLLLDGEEFELTLSDHHTLTTLTVMYYYIRLTTVIGRTHARGLEGRLDIILL is encoded by the exons ATGGCTGGTAAAAGTAGTGTTCCAGTAAAGACAAATCCTCTTTGTTTAGGGGAAAATCGATCTATTTCCATTTCTACTAATACTCTGAACACCTGTactgaagtaaaaactaaaaaggGGCCGTCTTCTCGTGGTAACGCACCACAAGATGCTGGAGAGACACCTCTCCATGGATCTCAATCTCCAGGTCCTTATATCCGGAACTGTACGCATTCAGTCCAACGAGGTTCTGATCATCCAAAAAGTAGTTTGATAGTTTGTAAACAAAGGTCACCTGACACGTTCAGTCGACGTCTAGAACTTTCTACAATGAACGACTCACAGAGCCCAAAAATGTGGCTTCAGACCAACAAATTTAACACTCGACACAGTCGTTCATATTCCTTCCGAACCATGCGACGACCTACTCCCCAACAGTTAGCAGAGGAGGAGCAGTTCCGGCCACGGGGAGCCACCATGCCTTCGGACAGCCGAAGTTATCTCCGAGAGAAAAGACGGCAGCGGTTAAGGGAACGTGCTAGTCCTAGTTGGTCACCCTTGGATCATCTGGAAGACGTCGATGAACATTTTTACAGGCTTCGTAACTTTAGCACGACTTCTAAAGGCGAAGTCATCAACCGAGGAGACCAGTTTCGCCAATGGTCCCGGAGCAGTAATAGTGTGGCCTCCAGTTACACCTACCCCTCGTGTATCTCCACGGATACGTCCTGTTCGTTCGACCAGGAAGGGCGCTGCACCCATCTTAAGGTTTTGGTGCTGGGAGCCGTTGGTGTTGGTAAAAGCTCCATTGTTACACAGTTCATGTCATCAGAGTATATGAACACGTACAATGTATCACAAG ACGACGAGCTTGAGAAAACAATCTTCCTTCTTCTAGACGGAGAAGAGTTCGAGTTGACACTGTCTGATCACCACACCCTCACCACACTCACGGTAATGTATTATTATATCCGTCTAACAACTGTGATTGGGCGAACTCATGCACGTGGTCTAGAAGGACGTCTAGACATCATACTTCTCTGA